CGTGCTGAACGGTGGGGGCGCGCTGAATGATTTTGGCTGTTACGGCGCGGACCTGGCGACGTGGTTCATGGACGGTCAACGGCCCGTGTCCGTGTTTGCCACGACACAGCATATCAAGCCGGACGTTTATCCGAAGGTCGAGGATGAGGCGACCATCGTGATCACCTATCCGAAAGCGCAGGCCATACTACAGGCATCCTGGAACTGGCCTTTCGACCGCAAGGATATGGAAATCTATGGTCGCACGGGTTACGTGCTCGTGCCGCGCTCGAACCTGTTACGCGTGCGATTCGCCGACAAAAACCAGGAGACCGAAATCACGCCGCCAGCGATGTCGGGTCCGGATGCCGATCCAATTTCCTACCTTGCGGCAGTGGCGCGGAAGGAAATCACGCCGTCGGGACTGTCTTCACTTTCAGTCAACATGACGGTGGTGGAGATTCTTGACGCCGCCCATGAGTCTGCGCGGACGGGAAAGCGGATTCATTTCAAGCCAAAGTAAGGCTTGGGGAACGCACGCGACCCGCGTGCCACCGCGAATGGGCTCGCCGGAGTCTCGCCCCACCGCATCTGTGTGAATCTGTGCTCATCCGTGGCCAAGTTCTCCGCGT
This DNA window, taken from Candidatus Angelobacter sp., encodes the following:
- a CDS encoding Gfo/Idh/MocA family oxidoreductase, which produces VLNGGGALNDFGCYGADLATWFMDGQRPVSVFATTQHIKPDVYPKVEDEATIVITYPKAQAILQASWNWPFDRKDMEIYGRTGYVLVPRSNLLRVRFADKNQETEITPPAMSGPDADPISYLAAVARKEITPSGLSSLSVNMTVVEILDAAHESARTGKRIHFKPK